A genome region from Paludibacterium sp. B53371 includes the following:
- a CDS encoding LysE family translocator, translating into MNTTLYLLFCVTALAAVFTPGPAVMLALQNSTLYGWRRTVLSSLGNISGLLVLISASAIGLGALLRTSATLFLLLKLAGAGYLIWLGIKQWRAGGSSRQQVTRTQNSHPARMALYREGLLLALSNPKAILFITALFPQFIVHEQPLLPQLILLSLTFMGMSFSALMTYALAGHLVGGNLADAMQSARFRRATGGLFIAMGAGLLTLKAK; encoded by the coding sequence ATGAATACCACGCTTTATCTCCTCTTCTGCGTGACGGCACTGGCCGCCGTGTTCACGCCCGGTCCGGCAGTCATGCTGGCCCTGCAAAACAGCACCCTGTATGGCTGGCGCCGTACCGTGCTGTCCTCCCTGGGCAATATCTCCGGCCTGCTGGTGCTGATCAGCGCCAGTGCCATCGGCCTGGGTGCACTGCTGCGCACCTCGGCGACCCTGTTCCTGCTGCTGAAACTGGCCGGCGCTGGCTATCTGATCTGGCTGGGTATCAAGCAGTGGCGCGCTGGCGGCAGCAGTCGGCAGCAGGTGACCCGCACGCAAAACAGTCATCCCGCCCGGATGGCGCTGTATCGCGAAGGTCTGCTGCTGGCGCTGTCCAACCCCAAGGCCATTTTGTTCATCACCGCCTTGTTTCCCCAGTTCATCGTGCATGAGCAACCGCTGTTGCCGCAGTTGATCCTGCTGTCGCTGACCTTCATGGGCATGTCGTTCTCCGCCCTGATGACTTATGCCCTGGCCGGTCATCTGGTAGGGGGCAATCTGGCGGATGCCATGCAGTCGGCACGCTTCCGTCGCGCCACCGGCGGCCTGTTCATTGCCATGGGGGCCGGACTCCTGACCCTGAAGGCCAAATAG
- a CDS encoding LacI family DNA-binding transcriptional regulator translates to MAERKPRNSATGRVTLQDVARALDISAITVSRALKTPERVSVALRDRIAQAVETLGYRPNHAARTLASAHSGNVLVLVPSLTNEVFVDVLGGIHEELQPYGMQMLIGNTHYSEREEERQLEAFLGHNPDGILLTGVDHSARTRQLLADSRLPIVTMMELDETPGSRSVGLSQSAAAEALTRHLIERGYRRIAYVVAQSDPRTRQRAEGYRTALARAGLQDRSREIWVETPSSVGLGAELLQMLLAEHPDSDAVFCCNDDLAQGMLYACQRQGLRVPEQLAIAGFNDLAASAWTCPALTSIATPRYDIGRQAARMLRLAIAGQDQPSALDLGFRLMARESS, encoded by the coding sequence ATGGCAGAACGCAAACCCCGCAACAGCGCTACCGGTCGCGTGACCTTGCAGGATGTGGCGCGGGCGCTGGATATCAGCGCCATTACCGTGTCGCGCGCCCTCAAGACCCCGGAACGGGTCTCCGTGGCGCTGCGCGATCGTATTGCCCAGGCGGTCGAAACGCTGGGCTACCGCCCGAATCATGCCGCACGCACACTGGCCTCGGCCCACTCGGGCAATGTACTGGTACTGGTGCCTTCGCTGACCAACGAAGTGTTTGTTGATGTCCTGGGGGGGATTCACGAAGAGCTGCAGCCTTATGGCATGCAAATGCTGATCGGCAATACCCACTATTCGGAACGGGAAGAAGAGCGTCAGTTGGAGGCATTTCTCGGCCACAATCCGGACGGTATCCTGCTGACAGGTGTCGACCACAGTGCGCGCACCCGACAGCTGCTGGCAGACAGCCGCCTGCCCATCGTCACCATGATGGAGCTGGACGAGACGCCTGGCAGTCGCTCGGTCGGTCTGTCGCAAAGCGCCGCCGCCGAGGCACTGACCCGGCACCTGATCGAGCGGGGCTATCGCCGCATTGCCTATGTGGTCGCCCAGTCCGACCCCCGTACCCGCCAGCGGGCTGAAGGCTACCGCACGGCGCTGGCCAGGGCAGGACTGCAAGATCGGTCGCGGGAAATCTGGGTCGAAACACCCTCTTCAGTCGGACTGGGCGCCGAGCTGCTGCAGATGCTGCTGGCCGAACACCCGGACAGCGATGCCGTATTCTGCTGCAACGACGACCTGGCCCAGGGCATGCTGTATGCCTGCCAGCGCCAGGGCCTGCGCGTACCCGAACAGCTGGCGATTGCGGGCTTCAACGATCTGGCCGCCTCAGCCTGGACCTGCCCGGCCCTGACCAGCATCGCCACCCCGCGCTACGATATCGGTCGCCAGGCCGCCCGCATGCTGCGCCTGGCCATTGCCGGGCAGGATCAGCCGTCTGCCCTGGATCTGGGCTTCCGGCTGATGGCAAGAGAAAGCAGCTAG
- a CDS encoding gluconokinase produces the protein MRDQCLVVMGVCGSGKSEIGARLAEALGYRFIEGDDYHPQANRDKMAAGQALDDQDRQGWLQQLSQILAEACRQGEGVVLACSALKRRYREVLREGAPDLRLVYLRATPLLVAARMLERQGHFMPVALVDSQFTDLEVPEFDERALTCPVELPPQQIVDSILSALA, from the coding sequence ATGCGTGATCAATGTTTGGTGGTAATGGGCGTTTGCGGTAGCGGCAAGAGCGAGATCGGCGCACGCCTGGCAGAGGCACTCGGCTATCGCTTTATCGAGGGTGACGACTATCACCCTCAGGCCAATCGCGACAAGATGGCGGCCGGTCAGGCGCTGGATGATCAGGACCGTCAGGGCTGGCTGCAACAGCTGTCGCAGATCCTGGCTGAGGCATGCAGGCAGGGAGAGGGCGTGGTGCTGGCCTGCTCGGCACTGAAGCGTCGCTATCGCGAGGTGCTGCGTGAAGGCGCCCCCGATCTGCGACTGGTCTATCTGCGCGCCACGCCGCTGCTGGTGGCGGCGCGCATGCTGGAGCGGCAGGGGCATTTCATGCCGGTGGCGCTGGTGGACAGCCAGTTTACCGATCTGGAAGTGCCTGAGTTCGACGAGCGTGCACTGACCTGTCCGGTCGAGCTGCCCCCGCAGCAGATTGTGGATTCGATTCTGAGCGCACTGGCTTAG
- a CDS encoding DedA family protein, with the protein MILAAWLPAALPLYGWPALFAAMVLEGPLATVLAGFMAAQGLVSLPGIGLLAVLADLSGDTLLYMLGRQGRVPSRVWRGRRGLLRRKRALWLQAHLRQHAGRLLVAGKLTHAMGFLVLIAAGAARLPFLPFLGWNLLATLPKVAIFAGLGYFGGAAFQRIDHALWLFSCLAGAGLLLAAWLWIRYHILPHLPEE; encoded by the coding sequence TTGATCCTTGCCGCCTGGCTGCCTGCCGCGCTGCCGCTCTATGGCTGGCCTGCGCTGTTCGCCGCCATGGTACTGGAAGGGCCGCTGGCCACGGTGCTGGCCGGCTTCATGGCCGCCCAGGGACTGGTCTCCCTGCCGGGCATTGGCCTGCTGGCCGTGCTCGCCGATCTGAGCGGCGATACCCTGCTGTATATGCTGGGACGACAGGGGCGAGTCCCGTCCCGGGTCTGGCGAGGCCGGCGCGGCCTGCTGCGGCGCAAGCGCGCACTGTGGCTGCAGGCGCATCTGCGCCAACATGCCGGGCGTCTGCTGGTGGCCGGCAAGCTCACTCATGCCATGGGGTTTCTGGTGCTGATCGCTGCCGGTGCGGCCCGGCTGCCCTTTCTGCCCTTCCTTGGCTGGAACCTGCTCGCCACCCTGCCCAAAGTGGCCATCTTTGCCGGGCTGGGCTATTTCGGCGGCGCCGCCTTCCAGCGCATCGACCATGCGCTGTGGCTATTCAGCTGCCTGGCCGGTGCCGGCCTGCTGCTGGCCGCCTGGCTCTGGATTCGCTACCACATCCTGCCCCACCTGCCGGAGGAGTGA
- a CDS encoding MFS transporter, which translates to MKQGNQAALPRLRWRIGALLGVGVLINYLDRISVSVAGPQLQQAFDLSNQQLGLLFSAFFWTYAMLQIPVGMVLDKFGVTRVGRWGAFLWVVASCITAFAGGFAGLFAARALLGIAEAPGFPASAKATGYWFPRRERAMATALFDAAAKFSSVIGVPLVAYAVVTFGWRWGFGVTALLSLAYFLAFLLFYRDPSAHPALSTEEYDYIRQGGAAAEGESQAGSLTTLGYLLRQRKIWGLTIGFAAYGYSFYLFLTWLPGYLVQSMHMSILKSAGFAAIPWLCATVSDLLVGGWLIDHLVQRGLDETRVRKAVLVTGMLFGLAVFGTVLTQDPYWAIGWISLALSGLAAAAPVSWSLPSLIAPRGATGTVGGIMNFANNMMGVVAPIVTGFIVGASHSFTNAFLVAGVVLLLGIFAFVVLLGRIEPIADPA; encoded by the coding sequence ATGAAACAGGGAAATCAGGCAGCCTTGCCAAGGCTGCGTTGGCGGATCGGTGCTTTGCTGGGTGTCGGGGTATTAATCAACTATCTGGATCGCATCAGCGTATCGGTGGCCGGGCCGCAGTTGCAGCAGGCGTTTGACCTGAGCAATCAACAGCTGGGCCTGCTGTTCAGTGCCTTTTTCTGGACTTATGCCATGTTGCAGATCCCGGTCGGCATGGTGCTGGACAAGTTTGGCGTGACCAGGGTGGGCCGCTGGGGGGCCTTTCTCTGGGTCGTGGCTTCCTGCATCACCGCCTTCGCCGGCGGCTTTGCCGGCCTGTTCGCCGCCCGTGCCCTGCTGGGGATTGCCGAGGCCCCGGGGTTTCCGGCCAGTGCCAAGGCAACCGGCTACTGGTTCCCGCGGCGTGAGCGTGCCATGGCTACCGCCTTGTTTGATGCGGCGGCAAAATTTTCCAGCGTGATCGGCGTACCGCTGGTGGCTTATGCCGTGGTGACCTTTGGCTGGCGCTGGGGCTTTGGTGTGACCGCCCTGCTGAGTCTGGCCTATTTCCTGGCCTTCCTGTTGTTCTACCGTGATCCCAGTGCCCATCCCGCGCTGAGTACCGAGGAATATGATTACATTCGCCAGGGGGGTGCGGCTGCCGAAGGGGAAAGCCAGGCGGGTTCGCTGACGACCCTGGGTTATCTGCTGCGTCAGCGAAAGATCTGGGGGCTGACCATCGGCTTCGCTGCCTACGGCTACTCGTTTTATCTGTTTCTCACCTGGTTGCCGGGCTATCTGGTGCAGAGCATGCATATGAGCATTCTCAAGTCGGCCGGTTTTGCCGCGATTCCCTGGCTGTGTGCCACGGTGTCTGATCTGCTGGTCGGCGGCTGGCTGATCGACCATCTGGTGCAGCGCGGACTGGATGAAACCAGGGTGCGCAAAGCGGTACTGGTTACCGGCATGCTGTTTGGGCTGGCCGTGTTCGGCACTGTCCTGACGCAGGATCCGTACTGGGCGATCGGCTGGATTTCGCTGGCCCTGTCCGGTCTCGCGGCGGCGGCACCGGTCAGCTGGTCCCTGCCATCGCTCATCGCCCCGCGCGGCGCCACCGGCACAGTCGGCGGCATCATGAACTTTGCCAACAATATGATGGGGGTGGTGGCGCCGATCGTGACCGGCTTCATCGTCGGTGCCTCCCATTCGTTTACCAATGCCTTTCTGGTGGCCGGTGTGGTGTTGCTGCTGGGCATCTTTGCTTTTGTGGTGTTGCTGGGGCGCATCGAGCCGATTGCAGATCCGGCGTGA
- a CDS encoding glycosyltransferase family A protein produces MKLSLIIPAYNEQDYLADCLRHALRETRAQAARGPFEIIVINNASTDRTAEVAAGFADVRVIHEARKGLTHARQRGLEEAQGEILAYIDADTRMAPGWLGRVLDLYQARPDAVCVSGPYTYYDLAKFKSALVRLYWLMLAKPTYLFTQYMAVGGNFAARRNALVEIGGFDTNIAFYGEDTNIARRLADVGRVIFDMGLIMPTSARRLDEEGFVMTAMRYMMNFMSEVVLKRPTTNAYRDVR; encoded by the coding sequence ATGAAGCTCAGCCTGATCATTCCGGCCTACAACGAACAAGACTACCTGGCGGACTGCCTGCGCCATGCCCTGCGCGAAACCCGGGCGCAGGCCGCACGCGGGCCGTTTGAAATCATCGTCATCAACAATGCCAGTACCGACCGCACCGCCGAGGTCGCGGCCGGATTTGCCGATGTACGTGTGATCCATGAGGCGCGCAAGGGCCTGACCCATGCGCGTCAGCGCGGCCTGGAGGAGGCGCAGGGCGAGATCCTGGCCTATATCGATGCCGATACCCGCATGGCCCCCGGCTGGCTGGGCCGGGTACTGGACCTGTATCAGGCCAGACCGGATGCCGTCTGCGTCAGCGGCCCCTATACCTATTACGATCTGGCGAAATTCAAGAGCGCCCTGGTCAGGCTGTACTGGCTGATGCTGGCCAAACCGACCTATCTGTTCACCCAGTACATGGCCGTCGGCGGTAACTTCGCCGCCCGCCGCAACGCGCTGGTCGAGATCGGCGGTTTTGACACCAACATTGCCTTCTACGGTGAGGACACCAATATTGCCCGGCGCCTGGCCGATGTCGGCCGGGTGATTTTCGACATGGGACTGATCATGCCGACCTCGGCACGGCGGCTGGACGAAGAAGGCTTCGTCATGACCGCCATGCGCTACATGATGAACTTCATGTCGGAGGTCGTCCTCAAGCGCCCGACGACCAACGCCTACCGCGACGTCAGATAG
- a CDS encoding glycosyltransferase — protein MRIAVFTDSFYPELGGIQDSIMLTCRALGERGHQLMIVAPRASRQDFRLANVPCREIDLGPNVTILRQLSLKAPGSTGQSRLFVPSGLVSRRLRAFAPQLIHTHTFLGAGLQARLSARRLRLPLIGTNHWAIGAFSGYVPLPADWVRHASLNAVTSYYNHCQLVTGPSHSVLEDMLQHGLRAPHRVLSNPIDTTLFSPVHASVRQQLKARLGLSDATIVYAGRLAREKHVDVLIQALARLRSRHPAALLILAGHGTERDRLQSLTRELGIEAQVRFVGTLDKPALAELFQAADVFALASTSETQSMVMLQAMSSGLPVVAADALALPEYVTEGSGLLAAPGDAEDFARQLDGLLADGPRRRRMGLQAQQQTRRYALDTIVSAWEALYADAAALPVPLVPLPQGAQP, from the coding sequence ATGCGCATCGCCGTTTTCACCGACAGCTTCTACCCGGAACTGGGTGGCATTCAGGACTCGATCATGCTCACCTGCCGAGCCCTGGGAGAACGTGGGCACCAGTTGATGATCGTCGCCCCCCGTGCCAGTCGCCAGGACTTCCGGCTGGCCAATGTCCCCTGCCGGGAAATCGACCTGGGTCCGAATGTGACCATCTTGCGCCAACTGTCGCTCAAGGCACCCGGTTCGACCGGGCAATCGCGTCTGTTTGTCCCCAGCGGACTGGTCAGCCGGCGCCTGCGGGCTTTCGCCCCGCAGCTCATCCACACTCACACTTTTCTCGGCGCCGGTCTGCAGGCACGCCTGTCGGCGCGACGGCTCCGGCTGCCGCTGATCGGCACCAACCACTGGGCCATCGGCGCCTTCTCGGGCTATGTCCCCTTGCCGGCCGACTGGGTGCGTCACGCCAGCCTGAATGCCGTCACCAGTTATTACAACCATTGCCAGCTGGTGACCGGCCCGTCGCACTCGGTACTGGAAGACATGCTGCAACACGGGCTGCGAGCCCCCCACCGGGTGCTCTCCAACCCGATCGACACCACGCTGTTCAGCCCGGTTCATGCCAGCGTGCGCCAGCAGCTCAAGGCCAGACTGGGCCTGAGCGACGCCACCATCGTCTACGCCGGTCGCCTGGCCAGAGAAAAGCATGTCGACGTCTTGATCCAGGCGCTCGCCAGACTGCGCAGCCGGCATCCGGCCGCCCTGCTGATCCTGGCAGGACATGGCACGGAGCGCGACAGGCTTCAGAGTCTGACCCGCGAGCTGGGCATCGAAGCCCAGGTGCGCTTTGTCGGGACGCTGGACAAGCCGGCACTGGCCGAGTTGTTTCAGGCCGCCGATGTCTTTGCCCTGGCCAGCACCTCGGAGACCCAGAGCATGGTCATGCTGCAGGCCATGAGCAGCGGGTTGCCGGTCGTCGCCGCCGATGCGCTGGCGCTGCCGGAATATGTCACCGAGGGCAGCGGCCTGCTGGCCGCACCAGGTGATGCCGAAGACTTTGCCCGTCAGCTCGATGGGCTGCTGGCCGATGGCCCGCGCCGCCGGCGCATGGGTCTGCAGGCGCAACAGCAGACCAGGCGTTATGCCCTCGACACCATTGTCTCGGCATGGGAAGCCCTCTATGCCGATGCAGCTGCCTTGCCCGTCCCCCTCGTCCCCCTGCCACAAGGAGCACAGCCATGA
- a CDS encoding aspartate aminotransferase family protein has protein sequence MPTRAGLDWARAQHLYAEERAAFAAARPRSRALAQAAAGHLLFGVPLHWMDDWSTPFPLSVKRAQGAGFEDVDGHCYADFCLGDTGAMFGHSPAPVAQALARQGAQGLTAMLPSEDAPWVAAELARRFGLPFWQFAMTASDANRFLLRWARAISGRSQILVFNGCYHGTVDDVFVDLTPQGQPVMRDSLLGQVFDLTQHTRVVEFNDLTALEAALQDGQVACLLAEPAMTNIGMVLPEPGFWQAAQDLCRRHGTLLVLDETHTISSGPGGYARAHGLSPDMLVLGKPVAGGLPCAVYGFSAEVAQRAEAAKRAAPAGHSGIGTTLTANMLAMAAMRANLSEVMTEAAYLRMFELAARLAQGLRAVIARHAVPWCVTQVGARTEFQFAPRPPRNGSEAGAILDGELEHMIHLYLLNRGLSITPFHNMMLVCPATLEADVDRLIAAFDAFLSAVTI, from the coding sequence ATGCCTACCCGTGCCGGACTCGACTGGGCGCGTGCCCAGCACTTGTACGCTGAAGAGCGTGCCGCATTTGCCGCCGCGCGCCCTCGTTCCAGGGCGCTGGCGCAGGCGGCTGCCGGGCATCTGTTGTTCGGTGTCCCGCTGCACTGGATGGATGACTGGTCAACGCCGTTTCCGCTGTCCGTGAAGCGTGCGCAAGGGGCTGGTTTCGAAGATGTGGATGGCCACTGTTATGCCGATTTCTGTCTCGGTGACACCGGGGCCATGTTTGGCCATTCGCCCGCGCCGGTGGCGCAGGCCCTGGCACGGCAGGGGGCACAGGGTCTGACAGCCATGCTGCCGAGCGAGGATGCGCCCTGGGTGGCGGCCGAGCTGGCGCGCCGTTTTGGCCTGCCGTTCTGGCAGTTCGCCATGACGGCATCCGATGCCAATCGTTTTCTGCTGCGCTGGGCGCGGGCCATCAGCGGCCGGTCACAGATTCTGGTGTTCAATGGCTGTTATCACGGCACGGTCGACGATGTCTTTGTCGATCTGACGCCACAGGGGCAGCCGGTCATGCGCGACAGCCTGCTGGGTCAGGTGTTCGATCTGACGCAACACACCCGGGTGGTGGAGTTCAACGACCTGACGGCGCTCGAGGCCGCCTTGCAGGATGGTCAGGTGGCCTGTCTGCTCGCCGAGCCTGCCATGACCAATATCGGCATGGTCTTGCCTGAGCCTGGCTTCTGGCAGGCGGCACAGGATCTGTGTCGACGCCATGGCACCCTGCTGGTGCTGGACGAAACCCATACCATCAGCAGCGGTCCGGGCGGCTATGCCCGGGCGCATGGCCTGTCGCCGGACATGCTGGTGCTGGGCAAGCCGGTCGCCGGAGGGCTGCCTTGCGCGGTGTACGGCTTCAGCGCCGAGGTGGCGCAAAGGGCCGAAGCGGCCAAGCGGGCAGCGCCTGCCGGCCACAGCGGCATCGGGACGACGCTGACGGCCAATATGCTGGCGATGGCGGCCATGCGGGCCAATCTGTCCGAGGTGATGACCGAGGCGGCCTATCTGCGCATGTTCGAGCTGGCCGCCCGGCTTGCCCAGGGCCTGCGTGCGGTGATTGCCCGTCATGCGGTGCCCTGGTGCGTGACCCAGGTGGGCGCCCGCACCGAGTTTCAGTTTGCCCCCCGGCCGCCGCGTAATGGCAGTGAGGCCGGTGCCATTCTGGATGGTGAGCTGGAGCACATGATTCACCTCTATCTGCTCAATCGCGGGCTGTCGATCACCCCGTTCCACAACATGATGCTGGTGTGTCCGGCGACCCTGGAGGCCGATGTCGACCGGCTGATCGCTGCCTTCGATGCTTTCCTCTCCGCCGTGACTATCTGA
- a CDS encoding long-chain-fatty-acid--CoA ligase: MAVDRIWLKSYPAGVPADVDPSVYASLTHLLNESFARYGDRVAYTCMGQSLRYRELGQRSQALAAWLQSLGLAPGSRVAIMMPNLLQYPLAVAAILRAGMTVVNVNPLYTPRELAHQLNDAGAEAIIVLDNFAATLAAVIDQTPVRHVLLTGIGDLLGPLRGPLINLVVRKVKKMVPPYQLPQAHWFKAALQQGQHLPLRESEQGHEDIAFLQYTGGTTGVAKGAILTHGNILANVLQNDAWAAPVLKDIDEQLGVLCALPLYHVLSLTACMMMGTKWGAHTVLIPNPRDMAGLVKVLSRHRLHFFPGVNTLFNGLLNQPALARVDFSALKITLGGGMAVLQSTSDRWQARTGTPILEGYGLSETSPCATLNPHDIKGFTGAIGLPIPSTEVAILDDDGRHLPLGEAGEIAIRGPQVMRGYWNRPEETARVMTADGFFRTGDVGVMDAAGFVRIVDRKKDMILVSGFNVYPNEIEAVVSTHPGVQECACIGVPDAQSGEAVKLFVVRRDASLDEAALRQFCREQLTGYKRPRHIVFRSELPKTNVGKILRRALRDEV, from the coding sequence ATGGCGGTAGACAGGATCTGGCTGAAATCGTACCCGGCGGGGGTGCCCGCGGATGTCGATCCCTCTGTCTATGCGTCGCTGACCCACTTGCTGAATGAGTCATTCGCCCGCTATGGCGACCGCGTTGCCTACACTTGCATGGGGCAGTCTCTGCGCTACCGCGAGCTTGGGCAGCGGTCGCAGGCGCTGGCGGCCTGGCTGCAGTCACTCGGCCTGGCGCCCGGCAGCCGGGTGGCCATCATGATGCCGAACCTGCTGCAATACCCGCTGGCCGTCGCGGCCATCCTGCGGGCCGGCATGACGGTGGTCAACGTCAATCCGCTTTATACCCCGCGTGAACTGGCGCACCAGCTGAATGATGCCGGTGCCGAAGCGATTATCGTGCTGGATAATTTTGCCGCCACGCTGGCGGCGGTGATCGATCAGACGCCGGTGCGGCATGTGCTGTTGACCGGCATCGGCGATTTGCTCGGTCCGCTGCGAGGTCCGCTGATCAACCTGGTGGTACGCAAAGTGAAAAAGATGGTGCCACCCTATCAGTTGCCGCAAGCGCACTGGTTCAAGGCGGCACTGCAGCAGGGGCAACATCTGCCGCTGCGCGAGAGCGAGCAGGGGCATGAGGACATTGCCTTCCTGCAATACACCGGCGGGACGACCGGTGTGGCCAAGGGGGCGATTCTGACCCACGGCAACATCCTGGCCAATGTGCTGCAAAATGATGCCTGGGCGGCGCCGGTCCTGAAGGACATTGATGAGCAGCTTGGTGTGCTGTGTGCCTTGCCGCTCTACCATGTGCTGTCGCTGACCGCCTGCATGATGATGGGTACCAAGTGGGGCGCGCATACCGTGTTGATTCCTAATCCGCGAGACATGGCGGGACTGGTCAAGGTGTTGTCGCGTCATCGTCTGCACTTCTTCCCCGGTGTGAATACCCTGTTCAATGGTTTGCTGAATCAGCCGGCGCTGGCCAGGGTGGACTTTTCGGCCCTGAAAATTACCCTGGGTGGCGGCATGGCGGTGCTGCAAAGTACCAGCGACCGCTGGCAGGCCAGAACCGGCACCCCGATTCTCGAGGGGTATGGCCTGTCGGAAACCTCCCCTTGTGCCACGCTGAACCCGCATGACATCAAGGGCTTCACCGGGGCCATCGGTTTGCCGATCCCCTCGACCGAAGTGGCGATTCTCGACGATGACGGGCGGCATCTGCCGCTAGGCGAAGCGGGGGAGATTGCCATTCGCGGTCCGCAAGTGATGCGGGGCTACTGGAATCGTCCGGAGGAAACCGCCCGGGTCATGACGGCGGACGGGTTTTTCCGCACCGGGGACGTGGGCGTGATGGATGCCGCCGGGTTCGTGCGGATTGTCGATCGCAAGAAAGACATGATTCTGGTGTCGGGATTCAATGTCTATCCGAATGAAATCGAGGCTGTCGTCTCGACCCATCCGGGCGTGCAGGAGTGTGCCTGCATCGGGGTGCCCGATGCGCAAAGCGGCGAGGCAGTGAAGTTGTTTGTGGTGCGGCGCGATGCCAGTCTGGACGAGGCGGCTTTGCGACAGTTCTGCCGCGAGCAACTGACCGGCTACAAACGCCCGCGCCATATTGTCTTCCGCAGCGAGCTGCCCAAGACCAATGTCGGCAAGATTCTGCGTCGCGCCTTGCGGGATGAGGTCTGA
- a CDS encoding NnrU family protein, giving the protein MSQLLTGLLLFVGIHSLRLLAPAWREAQIARFGTLRWRGMHSVAALLGLVLIVRGYAEARSLPGLYWQLPFAARHGMLLGMLLAFILLTASQIPGTHIKQRIGHPMNLGLVLWSGLHLLFNARPAALLLFGTFFVWSLTLLLVSLKRDREAGVSYPPGQLSRDLLCAALALVAWLAFVLILHQRLIGVAVL; this is encoded by the coding sequence ATGAGCCAACTTCTGACCGGTCTGCTGCTGTTCGTCGGCATTCACTCTCTGCGCTTGCTGGCACCGGCCTGGCGCGAGGCCCAAATCGCCCGGTTCGGCACCTTGCGCTGGCGTGGGATGCACTCGGTCGCGGCACTGCTCGGGCTGGTACTGATCGTGCGTGGCTATGCCGAAGCACGCAGCCTGCCCGGCCTGTACTGGCAACTCCCCTTTGCCGCGCGCCACGGCATGCTGCTTGGCATGTTGCTGGCCTTCATTCTGCTGACGGCCAGCCAGATTCCGGGCACGCACATCAAACAGCGCATCGGCCATCCGATGAATCTCGGACTGGTACTCTGGTCGGGACTGCACCTGCTGTTCAATGCCAGACCCGCCGCCCTGCTTCTGTTCGGCACATTCTTTGTCTGGTCGCTGACCCTGCTGCTGGTGTCGCTCAAACGTGACCGCGAAGCCGGTGTCAGCTACCCGCCCGGCCAGCTCAGTCGCGACCTGCTGTGTGCGGCGCTGGCACTGGTGGCCTGGCTGGCTTTTGTTCTGATCCTGCACCAGCGTCTGATCGGTGTGGCGGTACTGTGA